The sequence AACTGATCAAAAGCCCCCAAACGATCACATCTCCCAAATTAGCTTCCAAAATACCCGCCGCCGCAATTGGCCCGGGAGTAGGCGGTACCATTACATGGGAAGCGGTCAAGCCCATGGCCAAAGCGGCCGTGGTCCCCGCAAAAGACACCCCTGCTTTTTTGGAAAGCATTTTGTTCAATGGATTCATCATCATCAAAGCACTGTCCGCAAAAACCGGTATGGACAGCACGTATCCTGTCACCATCATGGCCAGGTGAATGGATTTTTTGCCGATAAGTGAAAGGATCCGGTTGGCCATCACCAAAGCTCCCCCTGATTTTTCCAAGATCGTACCGATCGTCACCCCAAAGAGAATGATCAAGCCGATTTTACCTAGAATTTCCCCAAAGCCTATATTGATCGCCGCTATCATTTGTTGGCCGGACATCCCCGCGGCCAAGCCATAGGTCAAAGCCGCCAAGAGAAGCATAAAAAAAGGATGTACCTTAAATTTTATGATCCCCATAATCAGCACGGCCAGCGAAAGGATCAAGGCAATCAAATAGGTCATTGGAGTTTAGGGTTATGGGTTTAAAGGTTGTATGTTGTAAGGTGATAAGGTTGAAAATTGAAAGGTTCAGTAGCGTTCACCTATCGTTTTAGCCGCTCCCTTCCGCTCCCTGAGCGTAGCCGAAGGGAACGGAAGGGAGCGGAAGGGAGCGAAGCCGGATGTCCCTGAGCGTAGCCGAAGGGGCACTTGTACCTTGTACTTGACACTAAACATCACCATTCGGCAAAGCTTCCATCGGCATTTCTCCAAATAGGATTGGCCCAGTGGTGGCCTATTTTCTGTCCTTCCTTGAGTCGCTCTTCATCCATCTCCACACCCAATCCCGGTCGATCAAAGAGGTCAATATACCCTTCTTTTAAATCAAACACTTCGGGATTCTTCACATAATCCAACAAGTCAAATCCTTGATTATAGTGAATTCCCAAGCTGCTCTCTTGGATAAAGGCATTGGCCGAAACAAAGTCCACATGAAGCGCCGAAGCCAAGGATATCGGGCCAAGTGGGCAATGGGGAGCGATGGTAATATCATAGGCTTCTGCCATCGTGGCGATCCTCCGAACTTCGGAAATCCCCCCTGCATGGCTCAGGTCAGGCTGGATGATATCCACTACTCCCTGGTGTAGGATTTCCTTAAAATCCCAGCGTGAAAACATACGCTCTCCTGTGGCTATAGGAATAGCCGAATAACGATAAATATGCCCAAGGGCATCATTGTTTTCGGCCAGGACTGGCTCTTCTATAAACAGGGGGTCGAAGGGGGACAACTCGTCGATCAGACGTTTTACCATGGGCTTGTGCACCCGTCCGTGAAAATCCAGCCCCACATCCAGGCTATCGCCAAAATGCTGCCGAATCAACTTGATGTTCTCGACCACCTTTTTCACCTCCTTGACCGAAGACACCCAGTCCATTTCTCCCGTGGCATTCATTTTGACAGCGGTGTAGCCTGCATCCACCTTCTCTTGGGCTTGCTCCAACACCACCTCAGGATGATCTCCACCTATCCAGCAGTACATTTTCATCTTCTGGCGCACCGCTCCACCCAACAGCTCGTACACCGGTACATTCAAGTGTTTGCCTTTGATATCCC comes from Echinicola vietnamensis DSM 17526 and encodes:
- the dgoD gene encoding galactonate dehydratase produces the protein MSNDLKIERIELFKVPPRWLFVKITTKSGLVGWGEPVIEGKADTVAACVREMEQYLIGRGAHEIEDIWQVLYRGGFYRGGPILMSALSGIDQALWDIKGKHLNVPVYELLGGAVRQKMKMYCWIGGDHPEVVLEQAQEKVDAGYTAVKMNATGEMDWVSSVKEVKKVVENIKLIRQHFGDSLDVGLDFHGRVHKPMVKRLIDELSPFDPLFIEEPVLAENNDALGHIYRYSAIPIATGERMFSRWDFKEILHQGVVDIIQPDLSHAGGISEVRRIATMAEAYDITIAPHCPLGPISLASALHVDFVSANAFIQESSLGIHYNQGFDLLDYVKNPEVFDLKEGYIDLFDRPGLGVEMDEERLKEGQKIGHHWANPIWRNADGSFAEW